From Pseudanabaena sp. PCC 6802, one genomic window encodes:
- a CDS encoding branched-chain amino acid ABC transporter permease, whose amino-acid sequence MQEILHALLQSGVDGIATGSIIALAAVGLSLTYGILKLANFAHGDILTLGAYLALLANTIAKLNIGLSILFGCAIATVVVLLCEKLLWQPLRFRRATPTTMMIVSIGLALVIRNGIILFAGTKPQSYSIPSFPALNLQGLLVRTNSAITICIAIIVVAGLYYLLQNTKIGRAMRAVADNPELAKITGINVNAAIAWTWVITGCLTALGGGMYGLTTGINPNMGWSLVLPMFTAVILGGIGNPYGAIAGAMIVGIAQEVATTCPANLGELAKYCIGTDYKLGVGLLIMVLVLLVKPQGLFKGTM is encoded by the coding sequence ATGCAGGAAATTTTGCACGCACTTTTGCAGTCGGGCGTTGATGGCATTGCTACGGGCAGCATTATTGCCCTTGCTGCCGTGGGGCTGAGCCTGACCTACGGAATTTTAAAGTTAGCCAACTTCGCCCACGGGGACATTCTCACGCTAGGAGCCTATCTTGCCCTCTTAGCCAATACGATCGCTAAGCTGAACATCGGTCTATCTATCCTATTTGGCTGCGCGATCGCTACAGTCGTCGTTTTGCTCTGCGAGAAATTGCTCTGGCAGCCGTTACGCTTTCGCCGCGCTACGCCCACGACGATGATGATCGTGTCGATCGGGCTAGCACTGGTCATTCGCAATGGCATTATTCTATTTGCAGGGACAAAACCCCAGAGTTACTCTATCCCATCGTTCCCCGCCCTCAATCTCCAGGGATTGCTCGTGAGAACCAACAGCGCTATTACGATTTGCATTGCAATAATCGTGGTAGCGGGCTTGTATTATCTCTTGCAAAACACTAAAATCGGACGTGCTATGCGGGCTGTGGCTGATAATCCGGAATTAGCTAAAATTACGGGCATCAATGTTAATGCCGCGATCGCCTGGACGTGGGTAATTACTGGTTGTTTAACAGCGTTGGGGGGTGGTATGTACGGTCTAACTACTGGAATAAACCCAAACATGGGGTGGTCTCTGGTTTTGCCCATGTTTACGGCGGTTATTTTGGGGGGGATTGGCAACCCCTACGGAGCGATCGCTGGCGCTATGATTGTAGGTATTGCTCAAGAAGTTGCTACTACTTGTCCGGCCAACTTAGGGGAACTGGCAAAGTATTGTATTGGTACAGATTACAAACTGGGAGTAGGTCTGCTTATTATGGTCTTAGTTTTACTGGTCAAACCGCAGGGGCTATTTAAAGGCACGATGTAA
- a CDS encoding PhoH family protein: MKKVYVLDTNVLLHDPSALFCFEDNDVILPIASIEELDRFKKNSDATGRNARQVSRTLDALRQKGHLTDGIPLERGGSLRVLLCERKTLRSLPAELERSNGDNAILAVALDLQRQCQCPVVLVSKDTNLRIKADALGLIAQDYETNKVDIDELYTGTAEVMVPPESIEQLFKDGSVILDDPLFPNQAVTLIDRTNLAHTALGVVDGSSGRVVPLIKIPRDGVSNIQARNREQKFALDLLLRDSIALVTLVGKAGTGKTLLAIAVGLQKVADERVYRRLLISRPVVPMGKDIGYLPGEIKEKLTPWMQPLYDNFDLIFGSPEAIGKPKHWRPGYEELLERGILQIEPLTYIRGRSIPQQFLIVDEAQNLTPHEVKTILTRAGEGTKIVLTGDPDQIDNPYIDAASNGLTYAVERFKHDPLAAHITLQKGERSPLAERAAILL; encoded by the coding sequence ATGAAAAAAGTCTACGTTCTCGATACCAACGTGCTCCTGCACGATCCGTCCGCATTGTTCTGCTTTGAAGACAATGACGTTATTCTTCCCATCGCGTCGATCGAAGAACTGGATCGCTTTAAGAAGAACTCAGATGCGACCGGACGCAATGCTCGTCAAGTCTCCCGTACTTTAGATGCACTCCGCCAGAAAGGGCATTTAACCGATGGCATTCCCCTGGAGCGCGGCGGATCGTTACGGGTTTTGCTTTGCGAGCGGAAAACCTTGCGATCGCTCCCTGCCGAACTCGAACGCAGTAATGGCGATAATGCCATTCTGGCTGTCGCTTTAGATCTACAGCGCCAGTGCCAGTGCCCGGTCGTACTGGTCAGTAAAGACACTAACTTACGCATTAAAGCAGATGCCCTTGGATTAATTGCCCAGGATTACGAAACCAATAAAGTCGATATCGATGAATTGTATACGGGCACGGCAGAAGTTATGGTGCCGCCGGAATCAATCGAGCAGCTCTTCAAAGACGGCAGCGTAATTCTCGACGACCCTCTATTCCCCAACCAGGCCGTAACGCTGATCGATCGCACGAATCTCGCACATACGGCTTTGGGAGTTGTGGATGGCAGTTCTGGACGGGTGGTTCCCCTCATCAAAATACCTCGCGATGGAGTGTCCAATATCCAGGCTCGCAACCGAGAACAGAAGTTTGCATTGGATTTGTTATTGCGAGATTCGATCGCGTTGGTAACTCTAGTGGGTAAAGCCGGAACCGGAAAGACGTTGCTGGCGATCGCCGTAGGCTTGCAAAAAGTTGCTGACGAACGAGTCTATCGTCGCCTATTAATTTCTCGCCCGGTGGTGCCAATGGGCAAAGATATCGGTTATTTGCCAGGTGAGATTAAAGAAAAGCTGACCCCCTGGATGCAGCCGCTCTACGACAACTTTGATTTAATTTTTGGCTCGCCCGAAGCGATCGGCAAGCCCAAACACTGGCGACCGGGGTATGAAGAACTGCTGGAGAGGGGCATCCTCCAAATTGAACCCCTCACCTACATTCGAGGGCGCAGCATCCCTCAGCAGTTCCTGATCGTAGATGAAGCACAAAACCTCACGCCGCACGAAGTGAAAACAATTTTGACGCGGGCGGGAGAGGGCACAAAAATCGTTCTAACCGGCGATCCAGATCAAATTGACAATCCTTATATCGATGCCGCAAGTAATGGATTGACCTATGCCGTCGAACGCTTCAAGCACGATCCCCTGGCGGCTCATATCACCCTCCAGAAAGGCGAGCGATCGCCTCTGGCAGAACGGGCGGCGATCCTACTCTAA
- a CDS encoding LOG family protein — protein MPDALDPILLHATDGISTKDDRATFETVQAAVLQLWDVVDNLTRIHPPKHDRYRVTIFGSARLRPEDLLYIQVRELAGELTKMGCDIVTGGGPGLMQAANEGSVSADPQNLTQSIGVRITLEHEQQTNPFVEEVYQHRTFFSRLHHFVLLSDAFVVVPGGIGTTLETMMIWQLLQVRQLHHVPLILVGSMWADLVQWAKVHMMEVTPSFVSPVDIGIPTCVETYEEAIALLQKSQSQWQNSRVVTSQQFAPETL, from the coding sequence ATGCCTGATGCCTTGGATCCAATTTTGCTGCATGCGACTGACGGAATTAGCACCAAGGACGATCGCGCCACGTTTGAAACCGTACAGGCTGCTGTCTTACAGCTTTGGGATGTCGTGGATAATTTGACCCGCATTCATCCGCCTAAACACGATCGCTACCGAGTGACGATCTTTGGCTCTGCGCGGTTGCGCCCGGAAGATTTGCTCTACATCCAGGTGCGCGAACTGGCTGGCGAACTAACAAAAATGGGCTGCGATATCGTCACTGGGGGCGGGCCTGGGCTGATGCAAGCAGCCAACGAAGGCAGCGTGAGTGCAGATCCCCAGAATCTAACGCAGTCGATTGGCGTGCGGATTACGCTCGAACACGAGCAGCAAACCAATCCTTTTGTTGAAGAGGTTTATCAGCATCGCACCTTCTTTTCGCGGTTGCACCATTTTGTGTTGCTATCGGATGCATTTGTGGTAGTGCCTGGGGGTATCGGCACGACGTTAGAAACCATGATGATCTGGCAATTGCTACAGGTGCGCCAACTGCATCACGTACCGTTGATTTTGGTGGGTTCGATGTGGGCGGACTTAGTGCAGTGGGCCAAGGTTCATATGATGGAGGTAACGCCAAGCTTTGTGAGTCCCGTTGATATTGGCATTCCCACCTGTGTGGAAACGTACGAGGAGGCGATCGCGCTCTTGCAAAAATCTCAATCTCAGTGGCAGAACTCCAGGGTGGTCACCTCCCAACAATTCGCCCCAGAGACCCTTTAG
- a CDS encoding ArsR/SmtB family transcription factor: protein MSQLSASALAQVADYFKVLSELSRLQVLCELRAGTKNVSEIMDATGLGQANVSKHLKVLAQAGMVKRQPYGVSVYYEIADPTIFDLCELVCQGLEARLQEQSQQLQQLEILRQPSSH, encoded by the coding sequence ATGTCTCAGCTTTCTGCTTCTGCGCTTGCCCAAGTTGCTGACTATTTCAAAGTGCTGTCAGAACTCAGTCGCTTACAAGTGTTGTGCGAGCTGAGGGCCGGCACGAAGAACGTATCCGAAATTATGGATGCCACTGGATTGGGACAAGCCAATGTCTCGAAACACTTAAAAGTTCTTGCCCAAGCAGGCATGGTCAAACGCCAACCCTACGGAGTCAGCGTGTACTATGAAATTGCCGATCCGACGATCTTTGACCTGTGCGAACTCGTTTGTCAGGGACTGGAAGCTCGGCTGCAAGAGCAGTCTCAGCAACTCCAGCAACTCGAAATTTTACGCCAGCCGTCATCCCATTAA
- a CDS encoding tetratricopeptide repeat protein, which translates to MVKTYLACISATALLLTGFGNLPGSSWAQTKPSSAPPKTAPNHPPKSPQQGETAKQLLERGNAYVRLGNLEGAIPVFRAAIKKNPNFTAAHYNLGLALAQTGQTKEAIYSFQRATRLDPKFAMAYSNLGAALLQSGKPDEAITYLKRAVALDRNLAVGYYNLGLALRQKGDVNGAIAQLRKAERLYPNSPETSYNLGLLLQQKNDTAGAIVQYQKALKLNPNYAEARYNLGAGLLIQGKPEEAIAQLREAIKIKKDYANAFFALGSAQARLGKKQEAIESFVQAQALFNKQNNPQWVKNSEQQIQKLRAAK; encoded by the coding sequence ATGGTCAAAACGTACTTAGCTTGTATATCCGCAACAGCTTTATTACTAACTGGTTTTGGTAACCTGCCAGGATCTAGTTGGGCGCAAACTAAACCTTCGAGCGCCCCACCTAAAACTGCACCTAATCATCCACCTAAATCGCCTCAACAAGGTGAAACAGCAAAGCAGTTACTAGAGCGCGGCAATGCCTACGTGAGGCTTGGCAACTTAGAGGGTGCCATCCCAGTATTTCGGGCTGCGATCAAAAAAAATCCCAACTTTACTGCCGCCCACTACAACCTTGGCTTAGCTCTGGCGCAAACAGGACAAACTAAAGAAGCGATCTACTCATTCCAGCGAGCTACACGCCTCGATCCTAAATTTGCGATGGCTTACAGCAATTTAGGAGCTGCTCTGTTGCAAAGCGGTAAACCGGATGAGGCAATTACCTACCTCAAACGTGCCGTTGCCCTCGATCGCAATTTGGCAGTGGGTTACTACAACCTGGGACTAGCGCTCCGGCAAAAAGGCGATGTGAACGGCGCGATTGCCCAGCTCCGCAAAGCAGAAAGGCTCTATCCCAACTCCCCAGAAACCAGCTACAACTTGGGACTGCTCTTACAACAAAAAAATGACACGGCAGGCGCAATCGTTCAGTACCAAAAAGCACTCAAGCTCAACCCCAACTACGCTGAAGCCCGTTACAACTTGGGAGCGGGTTTGCTAATCCAGGGCAAGCCCGAAGAAGCGATCGCGCAATTACGCGAAGCCATCAAGATCAAGAAAGATTATGCCAATGCCTTTTTTGCTTTGGGTTCAGCCCAGGCCAGACTGGGGAAAAAGCAGGAAGCGATCGAGTCCTTCGTGCAGGCACAAGCCCTATTTAACAAGCAGAATAATCCCCAATGGGTCAAGAACAGCGAGCAGCAGATTCAAAAGCTACGCGCTGCCAAATAG
- a CDS encoding cupin domain-containing protein, whose product MNKQSWIDKLSLVEHIEGGYFSETYRATEAVATSREGSGRSLMTSIYYLLTDDRPVDRLHKNLSDIMHYFHAGSPITYILVDLEGRLHKVKLGLDLTQGEVPQLLVPGGYWKAAVLEAGEYGLIGEAVAPGFDYRDMTIATADKIRAQFPTLWNELAPYVGV is encoded by the coding sequence ATGAATAAGCAAAGTTGGATCGACAAGCTGTCGCTGGTAGAACATATTGAAGGCGGTTATTTTTCTGAGACTTATCGCGCCACGGAAGCAGTGGCAACATCGCGAGAAGGTTCAGGGCGATCGCTGATGACATCCATTTATTATCTACTGACCGACGATCGCCCCGTAGATCGCCTGCATAAAAACCTATCTGACATTATGCATTACTTCCATGCCGGATCTCCCATCACCTATATTCTGGTTGACTTAGAAGGTAGACTGCATAAAGTGAAATTAGGTCTCGATCTAACTCAGGGTGAAGTTCCTCAACTCCTCGTTCCTGGTGGCTATTGGAAAGCCGCTGTACTGGAAGCAGGGGAATACGGCTTGATAGGTGAGGCAGTGGCTCCAGGGTTTGACTATCGAGATATGACCATTGCTACAGCAGACAAAATACGCGCTCAGTTTCCGACTTTGTGGAATGAATTAGCGCCCTATGTAGGAGTTTGA
- a CDS encoding HlyD family efflux transporter periplasmic adaptor subunit encodes MTTVKKIQSRNRWIVAAAVGAIALGSIGFGIAKLTLLNKAQSDRVIADIATSQPRRIEVVALGRLEPQGEVIRVGGPNGERIRQLTVKEGNFVEKGTILAYLESYIERLAERDLAASQVAEAEQRLKASTDYSQSQIQEASTRIQQIERPRAFEIDAQKAAIRKLEAELALANIDLQRNQSLLNDGAIAKQALDRQVSQVEQLQAQVTSAKATLIKLETGWQTDMQNAKAQMRSQEANLPLTQIQVALRSARQNLKLAEARLERTLIRATKSGRVLRIITHEGEAIGSNGILDLGNTRQMYVVAEVYETDVGLVAVGQPVTIASRNGAFETPLKGKVAEIGWQVFKNNVLDDDPAANADARVVEVKIRLDDSKPVEGLTNLQVDVRIAAK; translated from the coding sequence ATGACTACAGTAAAGAAGATACAATCGCGGAATCGTTGGATTGTGGCTGCTGCTGTAGGTGCGATCGCTCTTGGGTCGATTGGATTTGGAATTGCTAAGTTAACGCTGCTGAATAAGGCTCAGTCCGATCGAGTTATAGCCGACATTGCGACCTCGCAGCCACGACGAATTGAGGTTGTTGCCTTAGGGCGACTGGAACCTCAAGGAGAGGTAATACGAGTGGGCGGCCCTAACGGCGAACGGATTCGCCAGTTAACTGTTAAAGAAGGCAATTTCGTTGAGAAAGGGACAATCTTGGCGTATTTGGAAAGTTACATAGAGCGTTTAGCAGAGCGCGATCTGGCTGCAAGTCAGGTGGCAGAGGCCGAACAGCGCCTCAAGGCATCGACCGACTACAGCCAATCCCAGATTCAGGAAGCCAGTACTCGCATTCAGCAGATCGAGCGCCCTCGGGCTTTTGAAATCGACGCTCAAAAAGCTGCTATTCGCAAGCTAGAAGCCGAACTAGCTCTAGCAAATATCGATCTGCAACGAAACCAGAGCCTCCTCAACGATGGCGCGATTGCCAAGCAAGCGCTCGATCGCCAGGTCAGTCAGGTAGAGCAATTACAGGCACAGGTCACCAGCGCTAAGGCAACCTTGATTAAATTGGAAACAGGATGGCAAACCGACATGCAGAATGCCAAGGCGCAAATGCGATCGCAGGAAGCCAACCTACCTCTAACGCAGATTCAAGTAGCGCTGCGATCGGCACGGCAAAATCTCAAACTGGCAGAAGCACGGTTAGAACGCACTCTGATTCGCGCCACTAAGTCCGGGCGGGTGCTGCGCATCATTACGCACGAGGGCGAAGCGATCGGCAGCAACGGTATCCTCGACCTGGGCAATACGCGCCAGATGTACGTAGTGGCAGAAGTCTACGAAACCGATGTGGGATTGGTGGCAGTCGGCCAACCCGTCACGATCGCGAGCCGCAACGGTGCGTTCGAGACACCACTCAAAGGCAAAGTGGCAGAAATTGGCTGGCAGGTTTTCAAGAATAACGTATTGGATGACGACCCGGCAGCGAATGCCGATGCTCGCGTCGTGGAAGTAAAAATTCGCCTGGATGACAGCAAGCCAGTCGAAGGATTGACGAATTTACAGGTCGATGTGAGGATTGCCGCAAAATGA
- the devC gene encoding ABC transporter permease DevC gives MKTPLAWLNLMHERTRLLVAIAGVAFADILVFTNLGFLGSLPATAGLVYNQIDADIYLVSPQALEITSGRAFPIQRIYQAAGVEGVERVMPLYTGRLQWRNSQTHLSRSIFVYGINPNDPVFKLPELRSPANQAALRSWDTVLIDRKSRPEFGPKDIGHTTEAKRRQVKIGGQFTLGGGMSADGSLIMSDQNFRRYFNPSPLNRINMGLIKLKPGADATQIASVLRKLLPPDVAVLTQQQIIQRDSDFWVELSSTGFIFGMGVAVSCMVGAVIVYQILYTDIANHMKQYATLKAMGYHNRYLLAIVLEEAIILAVLGYIPGLALSLGLYELTVRTISLPMFMDLGRVIYVLLLTIAMCAASGLASMQKVISADPAEVF, from the coding sequence ATGAAAACTCCACTGGCGTGGTTGAATTTGATGCACGAAAGAACGCGATTGCTAGTCGCGATCGCTGGCGTTGCCTTTGCCGATATTCTCGTCTTCACAAACCTCGGCTTTTTAGGATCGCTGCCCGCTACGGCAGGTCTAGTTTACAACCAGATCGATGCCGATATCTATCTGGTGTCTCCTCAAGCGTTAGAAATCACCAGTGGCCGCGCCTTCCCCATCCAGCGCATATATCAAGCGGCTGGCGTGGAAGGAGTAGAGCGCGTCATGCCCCTGTACACGGGACGTTTGCAGTGGCGTAATTCGCAAACTCACTTGAGTCGCTCCATTTTTGTCTATGGCATCAATCCCAACGATCCGGTGTTTAAGTTGCCGGAATTGCGATCGCCCGCCAACCAGGCAGCCCTACGCAGTTGGGATACGGTGTTGATCGATCGAAAATCCCGCCCTGAGTTTGGGCCTAAAGATATCGGGCACACCACAGAAGCAAAGCGCCGACAGGTCAAAATCGGCGGGCAATTTACCCTTGGAGGTGGCATGTCTGCGGATGGATCGTTAATTATGAGCGACCAGAACTTTCGCCGCTACTTCAATCCCTCGCCTCTAAATCGCATCAACATGGGATTGATTAAGCTAAAGCCAGGAGCAGACGCAACTCAAATCGCATCTGTCCTTCGCAAACTATTGCCGCCAGATGTGGCAGTACTCACACAGCAACAGATTATCCAGCGCGATAGCGACTTCTGGGTCGAACTCTCATCAACTGGCTTTATTTTTGGTATGGGTGTGGCGGTCTCCTGCATGGTGGGAGCGGTTATCGTCTATCAAATTCTCTACACCGACATCGCCAACCACATGAAACAATACGCTACGCTCAAGGCGATGGGCTATCACAATCGCTATCTATTGGCGATCGTACTTGAGGAAGCGATTATTCTAGCCGTTCTCGGCTACATTCCTGGACTTGCACTTTCCTTAGGACTTTACGAACTCACGGTGAGAACGATCTCCCTTCCCATGTTCATGGATTTAGGGCGAGTCATCTACGTGTTGCTCTTGACCATAGCCATGTGTGCGGCTTCCGGCTTAGCGTCCATGCAGAAAGTCATTAGTGCCGATCCGGCGGAGGTTTTCTAG
- the devC gene encoding ABC transporter permease DevC translates to MLLHRTPLAWFNLTYRTRRLVTAISGVSFAVLLMCMFKGFENAYYDSQIQLLQKLNGEIFIVNRLKYTMFIPEQFARRRLYQAQAFDGVVAAYPVYMNTGNWKNPITKAVRPLRAIAFNPHDPVLPLPSILQHRQDMQMPWTVLVDDKSKDDIGSKQTGVVTELAEQRVRIVGTYSIGTDFASDNGNIVMSDQNFLRYFAQAEVGKKSRNLNTVDIGLLKVAPGKDVDLLAKTLRQQLPQDVAVWTKAEFIQKELDYWRNNTDIGFVFALLAGMSFAVGVILVYQILYTDVAEHSAEYATLKAMGYSNLFLLGIVFQESLILACVGFVPGLAMSFGLYHLTSSATGLFMQLTVGRALAILVATFMMCLVSGAIAVRKVLSSDPAEVFA, encoded by the coding sequence ATGCTACTCCACCGCACCCCCCTTGCCTGGTTTAATCTCACCTACCGCACTCGTCGCCTGGTTACTGCGATATCTGGGGTTTCTTTTGCGGTGCTGTTGATGTGTATGTTTAAGGGCTTTGAAAATGCCTATTACGACAGCCAGATTCAGTTGCTGCAAAAGTTGAACGGTGAGATTTTTATCGTCAATCGACTCAAGTACACCATGTTCATCCCCGAGCAATTTGCCCGCCGCCGCCTGTATCAGGCGCAGGCATTTGATGGAGTGGTGGCTGCCTATCCAGTCTACATGAACACCGGCAACTGGAAAAATCCCATCACTAAAGCGGTGCGTCCGTTGCGGGCGATCGCCTTTAACCCCCACGATCCGGTCTTGCCATTGCCGAGCATTTTGCAACACCGACAAGACATGCAGATGCCCTGGACTGTTCTGGTGGATGACAAAAGCAAGGACGACATCGGCTCCAAGCAGACAGGTGTCGTGACCGAACTCGCCGAGCAGCGCGTCCGTATTGTGGGCACTTACAGTATCGGTACGGATTTTGCTTCTGATAATGGCAATATTGTGATGAGCGACCAGAATTTTCTCCGCTATTTCGCTCAAGCTGAAGTGGGAAAGAAAAGTCGCAACCTGAATACAGTTGATATTGGCTTGCTGAAGGTTGCCCCTGGGAAGGATGTCGATTTACTCGCCAAAACACTGCGCCAGCAATTACCGCAGGATGTAGCCGTCTGGACAAAAGCCGAATTTATCCAGAAGGAGTTGGATTACTGGCGCAATAATACTGATATTGGCTTTGTATTTGCACTCCTGGCTGGCATGAGCTTTGCGGTGGGGGTAATCCTGGTTTACCAGATTCTCTACACCGATGTAGCAGAGCACAGTGCGGAATATGCCACGTTGAAAGCGATGGGATACTCAAATCTCTTCCTATTGGGAATTGTGTTCCAGGAATCGCTCATTCTCGCATGTGTAGGATTCGTGCCGGGGTTGGCGATGAGTTTTGGCCTGTATCACCTCACATCCAGTGCCACAGGTTTATTCATGCAACTGACAGTTGGACGCGCCCTTGCAATTTTGGTCGCCACTTTTATGATGTGTTTGGTCTCTGGCGCGATCGCCGTGCGTAAAGTCCTATCTTCCGATCCGGCGGAGGTGTTTGCCTGA
- a CDS encoding DevA family ABC transporter ATP-binding protein: MLNASAPAKAIAAVEPLVVQVRNLNYYFGEGNLRKQVLFDINLDLPKGQIVIMTGPSGSGKTTLLSLIGALRSIQEGSLKVLEQEIVGLRKSELVEVRRNIGFIFQAHNLFESLTASQNVEMAVELLNEWQTKREQAIAILSQVGLGERVDYKPNALSGGQKQRVAIARALVNQPMLILADEPTAALDKKSGREVVLLMQKLAKEEGRTILMVTHDNRILDVADRIISMVDGHLDSDESLAHFVSTRDPKVLDRRMFMM, from the coding sequence ATGCTAAATGCAAGTGCCCCTGCAAAAGCGATCGCGGCGGTGGAACCTCTAGTAGTACAGGTACGCAATCTGAATTACTATTTTGGTGAAGGCAATCTGCGCAAGCAGGTGTTATTCGATATCAATTTGGATTTACCCAAAGGACAGATTGTGATCATGACGGGGCCGTCAGGTTCCGGTAAGACCACGCTGTTGAGTTTGATCGGAGCCTTGCGATCGATACAGGAGGGTAGCCTGAAGGTACTGGAACAGGAGATTGTGGGGTTGCGCAAGTCCGAACTGGTGGAAGTGCGGCGCAATATCGGCTTCATCTTTCAAGCTCATAATCTGTTTGAATCGCTCACCGCCTCTCAAAATGTGGAGATGGCGGTGGAACTCCTGAATGAGTGGCAGACCAAGCGAGAACAAGCGATCGCCATTCTGAGTCAAGTGGGACTGGGCGAGCGGGTGGACTACAAGCCCAATGCCCTCTCCGGTGGGCAAAAACAACGGGTGGCGATCGCCCGTGCCCTGGTCAATCAACCAATGTTGATCCTGGCAGACGAACCGACAGCAGCTCTGGATAAAAAATCGGGGCGCGAAGTGGTGCTGCTCATGCAAAAATTAGCGAAGGAAGAGGGGCGCACGATCTTGATGGTGACCCATGACAACCGCATTCTCGATGTTGCCGATCGCATCATCAGTATGGTTGACGGTCATTTAGACTCAGACGAGAGTCTGGCTCATTTTGTCAGTACCCGCGATCCCAAAGTCCTCGATCGCCGCATGTTTATGATGTAA
- a CDS encoding T3SS (YopN, CesT) and YbjN peptide-binding chaperone 1: MPIQFANPVQELTYRKVREYLSTSDLFKDTLQPLADRPKFELNYGSTRVSVSVLTWEVNPWDEKEVAIVRANSCVTVGTPINAELTEYLLRENLRMRFGAFQLGEENQIFFAHNVLGGANMDLMELQTCILSVVTIADIYDDTITEKFGGQRARDLSGNSDHLS, from the coding sequence ATGCCTATCCAATTCGCGAATCCCGTTCAGGAACTCACCTACCGCAAGGTGAGGGAATATCTCAGCACTTCCGATTTGTTCAAAGATACCCTCCAACCGCTCGCAGATCGCCCAAAATTCGAGTTGAACTACGGCTCCACTAGAGTTAGCGTCAGCGTGTTGACCTGGGAAGTTAATCCTTGGGATGAAAAAGAAGTGGCGATCGTGCGCGCCAATAGCTGCGTGACGGTCGGCACTCCCATCAATGCCGAACTGACAGAATATTTGCTCAGAGAGAATCTGCGCATGCGATTTGGCGCATTTCAACTGGGGGAGGAGAACCAGATCTTCTTTGCCCATAACGTTCTAGGCGGGGCGAACATGGATTTAATGGAGCTACAAACCTGTATTTTATCCGTGGTGACGATCGCCGACATCTACGATGACACCATTACAGAGAAATTTGGCGGTCAAAGGGCAAGGGATTTGTCTGGAAATAGCGATCACCTTAGCTGA